In candidate division KSB1 bacterium, the following are encoded in one genomic region:
- a CDS encoding AarF/UbiB family protein: protein MPSSERQQQTNNKDRKKTPESLYPSLFHRSVVYRLFLLYKHGLGLLVGAYLAYVNTLISRKPRFFRYAGARSLAFLLRPLVKKELRNQPFEVQLRRRLEMLGPTYVKLGQIMAIREDILPEKITNELKRLLDRLPAVPFEWIQHIIEKSLRARLDELFFDIQKEPIGTASIAQTHLATTKAGEKIVIKVIKPGIREAILSDIKLLQISAVILEWLIPRYQPKMIINEFCAYTEKEVDLTYEADHAEIFAANFANQPDVVFPRIYRHLSSQDVLCMEYFDGLKPSDPRVLEFRPDHLQKIIDLGSGAIIKMLYADGFFHADLHAGNLIVLPGPQVGFIDVGMVGRFDEKLKFTMLYYFHALVSGDIDSSVQYLMAMARIGKGGDPANFKRAVADLFRRYLLRAAAANGSVSLAQLILRSIALGGKYRVFFPVEMTLMIKALVTFEGVGLMLNPNLDIPALSRKHISAIFAEHYNPQLLFKQFMRGVPELVDVIVRLPEFISESARYLQQVFNAPTPENPLSGLRSALMAGACIIGGVIAFVYGAHPILWLGLFVSSVIFFFFGK, encoded by the coding sequence ATGCCATCTTCCGAACGGCAGCAGCAGACGAACAACAAAGACAGGAAGAAAACGCCGGAGTCTTTGTATCCGTCGCTGTTTCACCGCAGTGTTGTTTATCGCCTTTTTCTCTTATACAAACACGGCCTCGGTTTGCTCGTGGGGGCTTATCTTGCCTACGTCAACACCCTCATTTCCAGAAAACCAAGATTCTTTCGGTATGCCGGCGCGAGATCACTGGCTTTTTTGCTGCGGCCGCTTGTCAAAAAGGAATTGCGCAACCAGCCGTTCGAGGTGCAGTTGCGGCGCCGGCTGGAAATGTTGGGGCCAACTTACGTGAAGCTCGGCCAGATCATGGCGATTCGCGAAGATATTTTGCCGGAAAAAATCACCAATGAGCTGAAACGCCTGCTGGATCGGCTGCCGGCGGTGCCGTTTGAATGGATTCAACACATCATCGAGAAGAGCCTGCGCGCCCGTCTCGACGAGCTGTTTTTTGACATCCAGAAAGAGCCCATCGGCACGGCCTCGATTGCGCAAACACATTTGGCGACAACAAAAGCCGGCGAGAAGATCGTCATCAAAGTCATCAAGCCCGGCATTCGCGAGGCGATTCTTTCCGACATCAAGCTGCTGCAAATCTCGGCGGTGATTTTGGAGTGGCTGATCCCGCGCTATCAGCCGAAGATGATCATCAACGAGTTTTGCGCCTACACCGAAAAAGAAGTCGATCTTACCTACGAGGCCGATCACGCCGAAATTTTTGCGGCCAATTTCGCCAATCAGCCTGACGTGGTTTTCCCGCGGATTTATCGCCACCTCAGCTCGCAAGATGTTTTGTGCATGGAGTATTTCGACGGTTTGAAACCCAGCGATCCCCGGGTTCTCGAGTTCCGCCCGGACCATTTGCAGAAGATCATCGATCTGGGAAGCGGTGCGATCATCAAGATGTTGTACGCCGACGGTTTTTTTCACGCTGATCTGCACGCCGGAAATTTGATCGTGCTGCCGGGGCCGCAGGTCGGCTTCATCGATGTCGGCATGGTGGGGCGATTCGACGAGAAGCTCAAGTTCACGATGCTGTATTATTTTCATGCGCTGGTCAGCGGCGACATCGACAGCTCGGTGCAATATTTGATGGCGATGGCGCGAATCGGCAAAGGCGGCGACCCGGCGAATTTCAAGCGCGCGGTTGCCGATTTGTTCCGCCGTTACCTTTTGCGCGCTGCGGCCGCCAATGGCAGCGTGAGCTTGGCGCAGCTCATCTTGCGTTCCATCGCGTTGGGCGGAAAATATCGCGTTTTCTTTCCGGTCGAAATGACGCTGATGATCAAGGCGCTGGTGACGTTTGAGGGCGTCGGGCTGATGCTGAATCCGAATTTGGATATTCCCGCGCTTTCCCGCAAGCACATCAGCGCCATTTTTGCGGAGCATTACAATCCCCAGCTCTTGTTCAAGCAATTCATGCGCGGCGTGCCGGAATTGGTCGACGTGATCGTGCGCTTGCCGGAGTTCATTTCCGAAAGCGCGCGTTACTTGCAGCAGGTGTTCAATGCCCCGACGCCGGAAAATCCGCTCAGCGGACTCAGAAGCGCGTTGATGGCTGGCGCATGCATCATTGGCGGCGTCATTGCTTTTGTTTATGGCGCCCATCCGATTTTGTGGCTTGGCCTTTTTGTTTCCAGCGTGATTTTCTTTTTCTTTGGCAAATGA
- a CDS encoding SpoIIE family protein phosphatase, with amino-acid sequence MKKTVFLTIFFCLSAPADALTQHPSPRTTSDFSTLDAPTFSRPLIRNYNPTAYGAAFNYWAIVQDQRGVMYFGNWNGVLEYDGVSWRLISTPNKSGVRSLAIEANGRIYVGAVGDLGHLAPNAVGDMDFVSLLDYVPPENREFNEVWYSYATSQGVYFRTDKILLRWANQRMQTWKPATSFSGLFVVRDRIYIQQWGIGLLEMAGDSLRLAPGGARFANERIYLMLPYADQKILTGTREQGLFLFDGVSFQTFQTDPATTKFLRENQLSHGAVLPDDTFALATLRGGVAIIDQRGRLRRIVDKAAGLQDHDVNFIFADRQGAIWLAQGRRLARVETTSPLSFYSEPAGIKDFVASILRHRGALYVATGLGVFYLPSQSGKTNLQLASQPEFRPVAGISSQCWSLVSVGNTLLAAANDGVYQIAGDRAIPVKQSVGDSFVSMFLRRSKLDSNRVYVALRDGLASLRYDAATSKWIDEGRIPGIHEPIWSIVESEDGRIWLGTEAQGVLRVNFSAGISTKTHLNENPKIERFDSRHGLPKGWVGVNAVRARTIFTSDKGIFRFDPDTNRFFPDSTYGHMFANGSRDIEVVAEDHLGNVWLGSEEAAEINRSLRQPDGSYLLEKGSPLQLVKTAIWTIYVENSPGDKGVSDVVWFGGPDGLVRYDANIPKREMVDYPALIRRVTIRHETGGDSIIFAGAVETTRREVSITSLAYAHNALRFECAAPSFDEESANQFQYFLEGFDQGWSAWSKSTEKDYTNLSEGEYRFRVRAKNVYQHESREAVYAFKILPPWYRTWWACIFYALIAGAGALGIQRYNAHRQKHRVENQRRAQELEEARQLQLSMLPQKIPHVPDLDIAVYMKPATEVGGDYYDFHLGGDGGLTVVLGDATGHGLKAGTMVTAMKSLFLALGQEPDLKKVLQQSNQALKHMNLRQLYMTLLLARINNSRLSICGVGMPPVLIHRAATQQTEEFEFKGMPLGSVKNFSYKQQDLALSPGDVMVLMSDGFAERFNPRQETLGYEQAKKVLAEAASRSADEIIQHFVQTGEAWAAGTSQNDDVTFVVVKVKV; translated from the coding sequence ATGAAAAAAACCGTCTTCCTCACGATCTTCTTTTGCCTCTCCGCGCCTGCCGATGCCTTGACCCAACACCCCTCACCTCGTACGACTTCGGATTTTTCAACTTTGGACGCCCCCACTTTCAGCAGACCCTTGATTCGCAACTACAATCCGACGGCATACGGCGCGGCTTTTAATTATTGGGCCATTGTGCAGGATCAGCGTGGCGTGATGTATTTTGGCAATTGGAACGGCGTGCTGGAATATGACGGCGTTTCGTGGCGCTTGATTTCCACCCCCAACAAATCCGGCGTGCGATCATTGGCCATCGAGGCGAACGGCCGGATTTATGTTGGCGCCGTTGGCGATCTTGGCCATCTCGCGCCGAATGCCGTTGGCGACATGGACTTCGTCTCGTTGCTCGATTACGTCCCGCCGGAGAACCGAGAGTTCAATGAAGTGTGGTATTCTTATGCCACCTCGCAGGGCGTCTATTTTCGCACGGATAAAATCCTCTTGCGCTGGGCTAATCAACGCATGCAAACCTGGAAGCCGGCCACCTCGTTTTCGGGCTTGTTCGTGGTGCGCGATCGCATTTACATTCAGCAGTGGGGCATCGGGCTGCTGGAGATGGCCGGAGATTCCTTGCGATTGGCGCCGGGCGGAGCGCGATTTGCGAATGAGCGCATTTATCTCATGCTTCCTTATGCCGACCAGAAAATTTTGACCGGCACGCGCGAGCAGGGCTTGTTTTTGTTTGATGGCGTTTCCTTTCAAACTTTTCAAACCGATCCCGCCACAACGAAATTCCTGCGTGAAAATCAACTCTCGCACGGTGCGGTATTACCCGATGATACTTTTGCGTTGGCAACGCTGCGAGGCGGCGTCGCGATCATTGATCAGCGTGGACGCCTTCGGCGCATTGTGGACAAGGCCGCCGGTTTACAAGACCACGACGTCAATTTTATTTTTGCCGACCGCCAGGGCGCGATCTGGTTGGCGCAGGGCCGTCGCCTCGCGCGCGTTGAAACCACTTCACCGCTGTCGTTTTACAGTGAGCCGGCCGGCATCAAAGATTTTGTGGCGTCCATTCTCCGGCATCGTGGCGCCTTGTATGTGGCCACCGGCCTCGGCGTTTTCTATTTGCCTTCTCAATCCGGCAAAACGAATTTGCAACTTGCCTCGCAGCCGGAATTTCGCCCGGTCGCCGGAATTTCCTCGCAGTGTTGGTCGCTTGTCTCTGTCGGCAACACCTTGCTCGCGGCGGCCAATGATGGCGTTTACCAAATTGCCGGTGACCGGGCCATTCCCGTTAAACAATCCGTCGGTGATTCGTTTGTTTCAATGTTTCTCCGCCGCTCCAAACTAGATTCCAACCGCGTTTACGTCGCGCTGCGAGATGGACTGGCCTCGTTGCGTTATGATGCCGCGACCTCGAAATGGATCGACGAAGGTCGCATTCCTGGCATTCACGAGCCGATTTGGAGCATCGTCGAAAGCGAAGACGGCAGAATTTGGCTGGGAACGGAAGCGCAAGGCGTTTTGCGGGTTAATTTTTCGGCGGGAATTTCCACCAAAACTCACTTGAACGAAAATCCAAAAATCGAACGTTTTGATTCCCGGCATGGCTTGCCGAAAGGATGGGTGGGGGTCAATGCCGTTCGCGCCCGGACAATTTTTACCAGCGACAAGGGCATCTTTCGTTTCGACCCGGACACGAACAGATTTTTTCCGGATTCGACCTACGGCCACATGTTTGCGAATGGCTCGCGTGACATCGAAGTCGTCGCCGAGGATCACCTGGGAAACGTCTGGCTGGGATCGGAAGAAGCCGCCGAAATTAATCGCTCGTTGCGGCAGCCGGACGGATCTTATTTGCTGGAAAAAGGTTCCCCTCTCCAACTTGTCAAGACGGCGATATGGACGATCTACGTCGAAAATTCTCCAGGCGACAAGGGCGTCAGTGACGTGGTTTGGTTTGGCGGACCCGATGGCCTGGTGCGATACGATGCTAATATTCCAAAACGCGAGATGGTGGATTATCCGGCGCTCATCCGCCGCGTGACCATCAGGCATGAGACCGGCGGTGATTCGATCATCTTCGCCGGCGCGGTGGAGACGACCCGCCGGGAGGTCTCTATTACAAGCCTGGCCTATGCTCACAACGCCCTGCGTTTTGAATGTGCCGCGCCGAGTTTTGATGAAGAATCCGCCAACCAGTTTCAATATTTTTTGGAAGGCTTTGATCAAGGCTGGTCGGCATGGAGCAAGTCAACTGAAAAAGATTACACCAATCTTTCCGAAGGAGAATATCGTTTCCGCGTTCGCGCGAAAAATGTTTATCAGCACGAAAGCCGCGAAGCGGTATACGCCTTTAAAATTTTGCCGCCGTGGTACCGCACGTGGTGGGCTTGTATTTTTTATGCGCTCATCGCGGGCGCGGGCGCCCTCGGCATCCAGCGGTATAACGCGCACCGGCAAAAACATAGAGTGGAAAACCAGCGCCGCGCCCAGGAACTGGAAGAAGCGCGTCAATTGCAGCTTTCCATGCTGCCGCAAAAGATTCCCCACGTGCCCGATCTCGATATCGCGGTTTACATGAAACCCGCCACCGAAGTCGGCGGCGACTACTACGATTTTCACCTCGGCGGAGACGGGGGCTTGACGGTGGTGCTCGGCGACGCGACCGGGCACGGACTCAAAGCCGGCACGATGGTTACGGCGATGAAAAGCTTGTTCCTGGCGCTTGGGCAGGAACCCGATCTCAAAAAAGTTTTACAGCAATCGAATCAGGCGCTTAAACACATGAATTTGCGCCAGCTTTACATGACGTTGCTGCTCGCGAGAATCAACAATTCGCGCCTGTCGATTTGCGGCGTGGGCATGCCACCGGTTTTGATTCATCGCGCTGCAACGCAACAAACGGAGGAGTTCGAATTTAAAGGCATGCCGTTGGGAAGCGTAAAAAATTTTTCTTATAAACAGCAGGACTTGGCACTCTCGCCCGGCGATGTGATGGTGTTGATGAGTGACGGCTTCGCCGAGCGCTTTAATCCGCGCCAGGAAACGTTGGGTTATGAGCAGGCGAAAAAAGTTTTGGCCGAAGCCGCCTCGCGCTCAGCGGATGAGATCATTCAACATTTTGTTCAAACCGGAGAAGCTTGGGCCGCCGGCACCTCGCAGAATGACGACGTGACATTTGTGGTGGTGAAAGTAAAAGTATAG
- a CDS encoding carboxy terminal-processing peptidase, with protein MTRQAQRLAATNVPRSFFLLITFVLFSTCFVFAADLTPERQHPLVARILSNLLTQYHYNHPALDDSVSSEWLNAYVQTLDYSRLYFLAADIKGFEKYRYVLDDSLSQGQIGPAFLIFNLFKQRAATRYAHVNKLLETEFDFSVAETYQANRDNAAWATRPQELDELWRKRVKSEALDLKIAGKNWPEISSTLSKRYENFRKRIEQLNAEDVFQYFMNALSESYDPHTNYFSPASSEDFNIGMRLSLEGIGARLNNDGDYTVVVEIVPGGPADRSKQLWPNDKIIAVAQNDTGRWVDAIGMRVDDVVQMIRGKKETVVRLQIIPAGAPAGSPPKIVRLVRDKIVLNDREAKSDTVELVHEGRTFKLGVIRIPTFYSDLEGRQRGTNNYKSTTRDVRRLLAELKNAGVDGILIDLRRNGGGSLQEAIELTGLFIKDGPVVQVKNSDGSVEQHRDPDPSVVYDGPLGVLVDRISASASEIFAAAIQDYKRGVILGAQTFGKGTVQNLIDLNRVIRVNNEVKYGQLKVTMAKFYRVNGVTTQHRGVTPDISFPNIYDHADYGESVEKHALPWDRISAVRFTPEDHVSKYLASLRAKSQKRVAGNVEFRYLNEDLARLKKEKSENTISLQESQRKIEREQMEAQRLARVNERRQAKGLPPLKKGEAIPRDDNAPDILREESLHVLADLVALASKDRVVKTGQN; from the coding sequence ATGACACGCCAAGCTCAACGACTCGCTGCGACGAATGTGCCCCGATCCTTTTTCTTGCTCATCACTTTTGTTTTATTTTCAACGTGCTTTGTTTTTGCCGCCGATCTCACACCGGAGCGGCAACATCCTTTGGTGGCCAGAATATTATCGAATTTGTTGACGCAGTATCATTATAATCACCCGGCGCTCGATGATTCCGTTTCAAGCGAATGGTTAAACGCTTATGTCCAAACGCTGGACTACAGCCGCCTTTATTTTCTCGCCGCCGACATAAAAGGCTTTGAAAAATATCGTTATGTGCTCGACGACAGCTTGAGCCAGGGACAAATCGGCCCGGCGTTTTTAATTTTTAATTTGTTCAAACAACGCGCCGCCACGCGATATGCCCACGTCAACAAACTGCTCGAAACTGAATTTGATTTCAGCGTGGCGGAAACCTATCAAGCCAATCGTGATAATGCCGCATGGGCCACCCGCCCGCAGGAATTGGACGAGTTGTGGCGCAAACGGGTGAAAAGCGAGGCCTTGGATCTTAAAATCGCCGGAAAAAATTGGCCGGAAATTTCCTCGACACTCAGCAAGCGTTATGAAAATTTTCGGAAGCGCATCGAGCAACTGAATGCCGAAGATGTGTTTCAATATTTCATGAACGCGCTGTCCGAATCATATGACCCGCACACCAATTATTTCTCACCGGCCAGCTCGGAGGATTTCAACATTGGCATGCGCCTTTCGTTAGAGGGAATCGGCGCACGCTTGAACAACGACGGCGATTACACCGTGGTGGTGGAAATCGTTCCCGGCGGTCCGGCGGATCGCAGCAAGCAATTATGGCCGAACGACAAGATTATCGCCGTCGCGCAAAATGACACCGGTCGATGGGTCGACGCCATCGGCATGCGTGTCGATGACGTCGTACAGATGATTCGCGGCAAAAAAGAGACCGTGGTGCGCTTGCAAATCATTCCCGCCGGTGCGCCGGCGGGAAGCCCGCCGAAAATCGTCCGGCTGGTGCGCGACAAAATCGTTCTCAACGACCGCGAAGCCAAAAGCGACACCGTCGAATTGGTTCACGAAGGCCGGACCTTCAAGCTCGGCGTGATCAGAATTCCCACGTTTTATTCGGATTTGGAGGGGCGACAGCGCGGAACCAATAATTACAAAAGCACGACGCGGGACGTGCGGCGCCTGCTCGCCGAATTGAAAAACGCCGGCGTCGACGGCATTCTCATCGATCTGCGCCGCAACGGCGGTGGCTCGTTGCAGGAGGCGATTGAGTTGACCGGACTTTTTATCAAAGACGGGCCGGTGGTGCAGGTGAAAAATTCCGACGGCTCGGTCGAACAACATCGAGACCCCGATCCCAGCGTCGTGTACGACGGCCCATTGGGAGTTTTGGTGGATCGCATCAGCGCCTCAGCTTCGGAAATTTTTGCGGCAGCCATCCAGGATTATAAACGCGGCGTCATCCTGGGCGCGCAAACCTTTGGCAAAGGCACGGTGCAGAACCTGATTGATTTGAATCGGGTCATTCGTGTGAATAACGAGGTCAAATATGGCCAGCTTAAAGTCACCATGGCGAAATTCTATCGCGTAAACGGCGTCACCACCCAGCATCGCGGGGTAACGCCGGATATTTCTTTCCCCAACATTTACGATCACGCCGACTATGGGGAAAGCGTCGAGAAACATGCGCTGCCGTGGGATCGCATCTCGGCGGTGCGCTTCACGCCGGAAGATCACGTTTCCAAATACCTGGCGAGCTTGCGGGCGAAATCGCAGAAGCGCGTTGCCGGCAATGTCGAGTTTCGTTATCTCAATGAAGACTTGGCACGGCTCAAGAAAGAAAAGAGCGAAAACACGATCTCGCTACAGGAAAGCCAGCGAAAAATCGAACGCGAACAAATGGAAGCCCAGCGCTTGGCTCGTGTGAACGAAAGACGCCAGGCCAAGGGCCTGCCGCCGCTCAAAAAGGGCGAGGCGATTCCGCGTGACGACAATGCGCCCGACATTTTGCGAGAAGAAAGCCTGCACGTCTTGGCGGATTTGGTCGCGCTTGCAAGCAAGGATAGGGTTGTAAAAACCGGACAAAATTAG
- a CDS encoding alpha/beta fold hydrolase has product MTKRQHPIILAHGITRPDYLIDFIVRKLRWYDFSRVYDKFHYFKGIASFLKQHGFEVYHTSVSFAADVETRAKDLVKAIQKIFRNTGHEKVHIIGHSMGGLDARHMIVNHSMAHRVASLTTIGTPHLGTSVADEFMKKGSLNKIINTLGKVINLEGFKSLTTEACRAFNDFARDAEAANPVVYQVYASSQKRELTFLPFQKTWQIVYDHEGDNDGLVSVKSQKWEKCLLGKNGAAKIIRQHDFPVPADHVNQIGWVHWTGLYKASLWNWKIWKKKRQYDKIIKQIYLKIAREVSGIGSRGVALPGNEFTPEHPSHY; this is encoded by the coding sequence ATGACCAAGCGACAGCATCCCATCATTCTCGCGCACGGCATCACCCGCCCGGACTATCTCATTGACTTCATCGTCCGCAAGCTGCGATGGTACGACTTCAGCCGTGTTTATGATAAATTCCATTACTTCAAAGGCATTGCCAGTTTTTTGAAGCAACACGGCTTTGAAGTTTATCATACCAGTGTCAGCTTTGCCGCCGACGTCGAGACCCGCGCCAAAGATCTCGTGAAGGCGATTCAAAAAATTTTCCGCAACACCGGCCACGAAAAAGTGCACATCATCGGCCACAGCATGGGCGGTTTGGATGCGCGCCACATGATCGTCAATCACAGCATGGCGCACCGAGTTGCTTCGTTGACGACGATTGGCACGCCGCATTTGGGCACCAGCGTGGCAGATGAATTTATGAAAAAGGGCTCCCTGAACAAAATTATCAACACCCTGGGCAAAGTGATCAATCTGGAAGGTTTCAAAAGCTTGACCACCGAGGCCTGCCGCGCCTTCAACGATTTTGCCCGCGACGCCGAGGCGGCCAATCCGGTGGTTTATCAGGTTTATGCCAGCTCACAAAAACGCGAGCTGACTTTTTTGCCGTTTCAAAAAACCTGGCAGATTGTTTACGATCATGAGGGCGACAACGACGGCTTGGTCTCGGTGAAATCGCAGAAATGGGAGAAATGTTTGCTCGGAAAAAACGGCGCGGCAAAAATCATCCGGCAGCATGATTTTCCGGTGCCGGCGGATCACGTCAATCAAATTGGCTGGGTGCATTGGACGGGCTTGTACAAGGCCAGCTTGTGGAATTGGAAAATCTGGAAGAAAAAACGGCAATACGACAAGATCATCAAACAAATCTACTTGAAAATCGCGCGCGAAGTGAGTGGGATTGGTAGCAGAGGCGTTGCGCTGCCGGGTAATGAATTCACGCCTGAGCATCCTTCACACTATTGA